A window of Halictus rubicundus isolate RS-2024b unplaced genomic scaffold, iyHalRubi1_principal scaffold0152, whole genome shotgun sequence contains these coding sequences:
- the LOC143363842 gene encoding ankyrin repeat domain-containing protein 49-like, with product MWSSDEETDKPMSLEQIRDKILSEPRSERMQVSGWEDDDDGVEVARNAREVDENEILHAAEKGDLEKIRTLIQKNRELLESTDDDGYTPLHRACYGNHVQVVEYLLQAGAKIDSKTMDDWQPLHLACCWNNVECAMVLIANGADINAKSKGDQTPLHLVSASSHNSCSLQLLLLHPDINPRLVNSSGDTAEQIARRTGKYYPMFEIVEDCLNVI from the exons ATGTGGTCGTCCGATGAAGAAACTGACAAGCCGATGAGTCTGGAACAAATTCGCGATAAAATTTTAAGCGAGCCTCGGAGCGAGCGTATGCAAGTTAGCGGATGGGAGGATGACGATGACGGAGTGGAAGTTGCGCGGAATGCGAGAG AGGTCGACGAGAATGAAATTCTCCACGCAGCCGAGAAAGGCGATCTCGAGAAAATACGAACGTTAATACAGAAAAATCGGGAATTGTTAGAAAGCACGGATGACGACGGTTACACTCCGCTCCATAGAGCTTGCTATGGCAATCATGTGCAAGTTGTGGAG TACCTGCTACAGGCTGGCGCGAAAATAGATTCTAAAACCATGGACGACTGGCAACCCCTGCATTTGGCTTGTTGTTGGAACAACGTCGAATGCGCCATGGTTTTAATTGCAAACGGGGCGGACATAAATGCCAAAAGCAAAGGGGATCAGACTCCTCTGCATTTGGTCTCGGCTAGCTCTCACAATTCTTGTTCGCTGCAGCTTCTTCTTCTGCACCCGGATATCAATCCCCGGTTGGTCAATTCGAGCGGTGACACTGCAGAGCAAATTGCTAGAAGGACAGGAAAGTACTATCCCATGTTCGAGATTGTCGAGGACTGCTTAAACGTAATCTGA
- the LOC143363846 gene encoding LOW QUALITY PROTEIN: lysosomal-trafficking regulator-like (The sequence of the model RefSeq protein was modified relative to this genomic sequence to represent the inferred CDS: inserted 2 bases in 1 codon; deleted 1 base in 1 codon; substituted 1 base at 1 genomic stop codon), with the protein MSYEEDSRLRTEDREEDDDKEYEDRPGMSSASTNRLQIFWDHFIHAEPQSYEKSSWLDVFLAELLAQVKEGRDVKDALSFCSVGGGGASTLIACELLSDVYELCAKRIDENDLVSLRRYLSQDRGWRCLAILHLLGVRGLSCGRELVALLVALYPVALEEDSKNSKNAKNSKPSSDAASNPYVKFHCNDDTVDTVEIVPHAKRKPSRCVNDNFIFVRESAWPLHTLSTGSLLTLERRTIFRTIFYGCSAPFINYLKRVPSKVLPVFWFLTQQLLISRCTLRTLWRRATVAYQVTDTPRASQELGLYDWVISHAFSVLAELLAKVYDVVYAGLSRSMEIVASLPLSRMTYVFCEREITGNGPSYGLSKGLLVASTRTNTCDAVDKSLKTKIFFCPCRDPATGLTSRKCSRSFFTNSTGSVLFPFLLEKNSVELRGVHPTNAHRRGILSLLLAVYGNVPLSRSLLDDMQSSNEVSDAVRRSFNSSSVTCDLAKSSNLRSCLTTSGLGKSTIALTLSANGLVPSLFTIYPRNFTSAAAKTHLLGLITIPYWFRPFLSPNGITVYSNNPNGVVIAVLGISSAFTGIWWYALTRSKVEKIVFPASTICRAEAHWLLDGRMWPWLNSSSNSVRATWYISAESLRVLQKLGGPEVVIVEPFAAYISYDVFSSLPLTRVRGYTQRSAPVSIKYSSFVTSSLHGERHFVDRSLKTWWYQHTFPCDECCCSLLLLRDRDLRRNRDPLRSVRRETDNSAMRASNCSNRWSSISVPRSVVTLAICGWPAPSAWIWSAISANLSSGRSACAVTIARVMFGNLPAHNVRRNSSDTVVPARRLMCPAAGSYCLGRPSIGGLAAFSASHICPYPAGGTRIATRCTSVAAVRTSPGTRPSGWDMIAFTTLVHFQHLCTTRTRTRKTRSSNVGVTNVRIWRFGLNKSPQRVRPRNLVYSSRLQSSNLYAARVLELSWKEQSSDIFSGTSVVAGSTSPPTPTSIIHLMSISAFXSLVLETWLDLRSDKLILRLTRPDEKTNRTVSETSITGMLPSGRWHHLALNFKDTVLNKRSAVVVVGLWVDGWNEVSAHLPFDGLLVRKPGTTCVLLGQIGSSSIGAWYLGNLMVFRCPVFTKERALYLASLGPNYTNLAECTLNTEKPDFAPLIASGALDGFSRVPESGKFDASRRKSYGGTYLRHAVETKVSDTKIDWDTVMDATNSQLGELQNNLLLSYEAQNPNIVHLYPQAIGNPAAVVRNLFPGQPGFRVVSAPEHRVSQQPPLSVAPILSVRLECQQYRGLIPAATLVGGVPIFLYLFARVVELNSTEDEQALALSIVLHLIRSDSELLNQYRSEGGTSLILRVLESPRCHAGKQILKAILDAACDSSLLIRDIGSGNHVVSPNCEAVITDPELIKGALTAWRTWARYDALNLLLLLRDQHSQREFNASQLNRVKIVDTILTLCKEHFLYEELGAVIDSTTGTAVVELIRALMGAPPEVAYLVAITDFLVLVHQASATYITHSRHNMYFLLPSLGEKKIVKIPNLVTTSSSEESQMTNAQIQKNKMPKRKERRNGPSQDTSAGEDSGIAASDGSNPLSNEKYITWPDEKKACQGLVCEGLLLLLRDAVRLLPDSQVRSLLKHVLRAELLLVLANNPDARVRTALIKVLRAYFQRASDEESNKFFKQRYSMHLANQISLYPGSEPLFVALKNLALRGPTEVALPSLMAIVAKGAVGEPNMARQVVSFITDLIARMNVLRKLLEQGLIESLVQALVGGAHTAGSKSLHRDIHVLLVAIASKLLKSPGSHQMQAVLDLHLILNHVELKEKTHCAKNKSSVVRDAQVALFDGELDVLMAKVSSQSGFRLRSTASYLASASHIASVFTTSSDQSDHGSRSSSFTSLHGQSSMGTLREPGQGELLDRFRVVLTRAVEFVTVADESPSANELQLTKRLFSILLHGLCNPLDKRNHWSSGWSTLRKYTAKVMVWLLAPHQSNNTRIFVVRSILDEAMAQDILTSLLVVHPQVEQKFTVFFWDLLQRRNEMPSADATICTEFWEVLYLWDLAKGMEEASPGVWNEELALLRRELMRDRDIWIDNNLPAIQRIGNRFDAIAKQLTESAMTITRTVVEEQNLERKVLMERLKHSRAMEAQAVAKWRDLARRLTHERAAWNFEKSYQRSWELDPTEGPARVRIRLQRCHLNIDKRFFMAGHQEKLEAAEIEAPLSYLFMTDRQDANASALIERLHTSERIRKMSQAKVVTPRAELVGEVLIGETCLYFVPDNPDVPLHTDIALGGLDLAMVGGTAWRLEDIRKLHRRRYQLQERAIEIFLITGRTYLLAFNSSKQRDEFATELNNCNLPRRVPGDDLSEAITLWRSGALTNWEYXCLNKLAGRSYNDLMQYPVFPFVLADYTSEKIDLNNPKIYRNFSRPMAVQDKKNEQHYINNYNYLKQALSEGLNLIALNQEPFHYGSHYSNSGTVLHFLVRLPPFTSMFLCYQDDNFDIPDRTFHALATTWRLTSCDSTTDVKELIPEFFYLPEFLLNYEGFNFGVRQNGNRVGDVELPKWCGGDARLFVLAHRAALEADLVREVLPYWIDLVFGFRQTGKPAVEAINVFHPATYYGFNVEQIADPLVRQAWETMVRTYGQTPAQLFTTAHLLPLQNISATILHTSLPQVIEGVDGIKWGNYVGAPGNEPVLCWKHKHRAPLASLVPLMTGDVFGLPSYTTLLLGYTKEKSASMLSGTSVLGAALVSWSGTDGIARLKCKKEQPPKPLIKSSGLDPITILGSAPDCGQLWAGHLSGRVTVHTYTVVTGKIDFSSAPPCVLLAHRSRITTVSLSRAFSISVTGDAIGVIVIWDLNSLTYVRSISCEENYPIRLLAISETLGDIAVTYETSKTAENPSSSQSELKVFTINARPVGSVLSRRKITSLWYSNAPEGVSVNVIATGLDNGVIRLWSSWDLRLVREILNGIKGCGAVIAIAWALDQHHLYAVTEDSTVLIWEGSKRLSNGTPKFVNLTTL; encoded by the exons ATGAGCTATGAGGAGGACTCCAGACTGAGGACCGAAGACAGGGAGGAGGACGACGACAAAGAGTACGAGGATCGTCCCGGCATGTCTTCTGCCTCGACCAACAGGCTGCAGATCTTCTGGGATCATTTCATACACGCCGAGCCGCAGAGCTACGAG AAATCATCCTGGCTGGACGTGTTCCTCGCCGAGCTGCTCGCTCAAGTCAAAGAAGGCCGTGACGTGAAAGATGCCCTATCGTTTTG TTCGGTCGGCGGCGGTGGAGCGTCGACCCTAATCGCCTGCGAACTGCTCTCGGACGTGTACGAGCTCTGCGCGAAGAGGATCGACGAGAACGACCTGGTCAGTTTGAGGAGGTACCTTTCCCAGGATCGTGGCTGGCGTTGTCTCGCGATACTGCACCTGCTGGGAGTACGGGGTCTATCCTGCGGCAGGGAGCTGGTCGCTTTGCTGGTCGCTTTGTACCCGGTCGCCCTCGAAGAGGATTCCAAGAACTCGAAGAACGCGAAGAACTCGAAGCCGTCGAGCGACGCCGCGTCGAACCCCTACGTCAAGTTCCACTGCAACGACGACACCGTCGACACCGTCGAAATAGTGCCCCACGCGAAGCGCAAGCCGAGCAGGTGCGTCAACGACAACTTCATT TTCGTCAGAGAGTCAGCGTGGCCTCTTCACAcgttatctaccggaagcctattgaCCCTCGAACGGCGGACCATTTTTAGAACAATATTTTATGGATGTTCAGCACCatttatcaattatttaaaaCGTGTACCTTCGAAGGTACTTCCTGTCTTCTGGTTCCTAACGCAGCAACTGCTCATTTCG aggtgcacTTTGCGAACCTTGtggaggcgcgcgacagtcgcgtATCAAGTGACTGATACTCCACGTGCCTCGCAAGAATTGGGCCTGTACGATTGGGTCATTTCACACGCATtctcggttctagccgaattattggccaAAGTGTATGACGTC GTGTACGCCGGCTTGAGTCGATCTATGGAGATTGTCGCATCCCTACCTCTAAGTCGAATGACGTACGTTTTCTGCGAACGGGAAATAACAGGGAACGGTCCCTCATACGGGTTATCTAAGGGGCTTCTTGTCGCATCTACTCGCACGAACACGTGTGATGCCGTGGACAAGTCTttgaaaacgaaaattttcttttgtccATGTCGCGACCCCGCGACCGGTCTTACATCACGAAAATGTTCGCGGAGCTTCTTCACTAACTCTACCGGTTCCGTGTTATTTCCCTTTCTGTTGGAAAAAAATTCCGTCG AACTACGGGGAGTACATCCGACCAACGCTCATCGCCGTGGCATTTTATCGCTGCTTTTAGCTGTCTATGGAAACGTTCCACTAAGCCGTTCGCTGCTGGATGATATGCAGTC TTCCAATGAGGTGTCAGACGCGGTCAGAAGATCTTTCAATTCTTCATCCGTTACTTGTGATCTCGCTAAATCATC GAACCTACGGAGTTGCTTAACAACCTCGGGTCTCGGGAAATCTACAATCGCTTTGACTTTATCAGCTAACGGTCTAGTGCCTTCCTTGTTCACGATATACCCTAGGAATTTCACCTCGGCCGCGGCGAAAACACACTTGCTCGGATTGATTACAATACCGTATTGGTTCAGAC CATTTCTCAGTCCGAATGGCATTACGGTGTACTCAAACAATCCGAACGGAGTGGTTATCGCGGTTTTGGGGATATCGTCCGCGTTTACCGGGATCTGGTGGTACGCTCTCACCAGATCTAAAGTAGAAAAAATCGTTTTCCCGGCTA GCACCATATGTAGGGCCGAAGCCCACTGGCTCTTGGACGGACGGATGTGGCCCTGGCTTAACAGCTCTTCGAACTCTGTTCGCGCGACCTGGTACATATCAGCGGAAAGTCTACGCGTTTTACAAAAACTAGGGGGTCCGGAAGTCGTG ATCGTTGAACCATTCGCCGCATACATCTCGTACGACGTCTTCTCCAGTCTGCCTTTAACGCGTGTACGTGGGTATACGCAAAGGTCTGCACCGGTGTCGATCAAGTACTCCTCTTTCGTTACGTCATCG CTGCATGGTGAACGGCATTTCGTCGACCGCTCCTTGAAGACCTGGTGGTACCAGCATACTTTTCCTTGTGATGAGTGCTGCTGCTCCCTGCTTTTGCTGCGCGATCGCGATCTGCGTCGGAACCGAGATCCACTACGCTCTGTACGGCGCGAAACAGACAACTCCGCGATGCGCGCTTCCAATTGTTCTAATCGTTGGAGCAGCATCTCAGTTCCACGGTCCGTCGTGACGCTTGCTATCTGCGGCTGGCCAGCTCCTTCTGCATGGATTTGGTCCGCAATTTCTGCCAACTTGTCAAGCGGTAGGTCCGCCTGTGCTGTCACGATCGCCCGAGTCATGTTCGGCAATCTACCTGCCCATAATGTGCGCAGGAATTCGTCCGACACAGTGGTTCCTGCTAGACGCCTCATGTGCC CAGCTGCCGGATCCTATTGCCTTGGGAGGCCGTCAATCGGTGGATTAGCTGCTTTTTCAGCGTCTCATATTTGTCCTTATCCGGCGG GTGGCACGCGAATTGCCACTCGATGCACCTCGGTGGCCGCTGTGCGTACGTCTCCTGGTACGAGACCGTCTGGTTGGGACATGATTGCTTTCACGACACTTGTGCACTTTCAACACCTTTGCACTACGCGAACTCGCACTAGAAAAACTCGTTCCTCGAACGTCGGTGTCACCAATGTACGGATATGGAGGTTTGGATTAAATAAATCTCCCCAGCGTGTTCGACCCAGGAACTTGGTTTATTCTAGTCGATTACAGAGTTCTAACTTATACGCGGCGCGAG TCCTCGAATTATCTTGGAAAGAGCAATCGTCTGATATTTTCTCGGGTACGTCAGTCGTAGCAGGTTCGACGTCACCGCCCACGCCGACGTCGATCATACACCTGATGTCGATCTCCGCGTTCTAGTCTCTGGTTTTGGAGACCTGGCTGGATCTCCGATCAG ACAAACTGATCTTACGGCTAACCCGGCCGGACGAGAAGACGAATCGAACGGTCTCCGAAACGTCCATAACCGGTATGCTTCCTTCTGGCCGATGGCACCATTTAGCACTGAATTTTAAGGACACTGTTTTGAACAAACGTAGCGCGGTGGTGGTAGTGGGCCTTTGGGTTGACGGGTGGAACGAGGTCAGCGCCCATTTGCCGTTCGATGGTCTGCTAGTCAGAAAACCGGGAACCACGTGCGTCCTGTTGGGCCAGATCGGCTCGAGCAGTATCGGCGCCTGGTATCTCGGCAACCTGATGGTCTTCAG GTGTCCGGTGTTTACGAAAGAAAGGGCCTTGTACCTGGCGAGCCTCGGACCCAATTACACGAACCTCGCCGAGTGTACATTGAACACGGAGAAGCCCGATTTCGCGCCGCTGATCGCGTCCGGGGCGTTGGACGGG TTCTCGCGCGTTCCAGAGAGCGGTAAATTCGACGCGAGCCGCAGGAAGTCATACGGCGGCACGTATCTGCGACACGCGGTGGAGACCAAGGTCTCCGACACGAAGATCGACTGGGACACGGTGATGGACGCCACGAACTCTCAGCTGGGCGAGCTGCAGAACAACTTGTTGCTCAGCTACGAGGCGCAGAACCCGAACATCGTGCATCTGTATCCTCAAGCGATCGGGAACCCCGCGG CCGTGGTAAGAAATCTGTTTCCGGGTCAACCAGGTTTCAGGGTTGTCTCCGCGCCGGAGCACAGGGTGTCGCAACAACCGCCGTTGTCCGTCGCGCCGATCCTCTCCGTACGGTTGGAATGCCAACAGTACAGGGGGCTGATACCAGCGGCGACCTTGGTGGGCGGTGTGCCCATATTCCTCTACCTGTTCGCCAGA GTGGTCGAGCTGAACTCGACGGAGGACGAGCAAGCGCTGGCTCTCTCGATAGTGCTGCACCTGATACGAAGCGATTCCGAGCTGTTGAATCAGTATCGCTCGGAAGGCGGGACATCGTTGATTCTACGGGTTCTAGAATCGCCGCGATGCCACGCGGGTAAACAGATTCTGAAAGCCATCTTGGACGCGGCTTGCGACAGCTCGCTACTGATCAGGGACATCGGCAGCGGCAATCATGTGGTCTCGCCGAACTGCGAGGCCGTGATCACCGATCCCGAGCTGATCAAAGGCGCCCTAACCGCCTGGAGAACGTGGGCGAGGTACGACGCTTTGaatctgctgctgctgctgagaGACCAGCACTCGCAGCGCGAGTTCAACGCGTCGCAGTTGAACAGGGTCAAGATCGTCGACACGATTCTGACGCTCTGCAAG GAACACTTCTTGTACGAAGAGCTGGGCGCCGTGATCGACTCGACGACGGGGACAGCGGTCGTCGAGCTGATCAGAGCACTGATGGGAGCCCCGCCGGAGGTCGCCTACCTGGTGGCCATCACCGACTTCCTGGTTCTCGTCCATCAAGCCTCGGCGACCTACATCACCCACTCGAGGCACAACATGTACTTTCTGCTGCCGTCGCTCGGCGAGAAGAAGATCGTCAAGATCCCGAATCTGGTGACCACCAGTTCCTCGGAGGAGTCGCAGATGACGAACGCGCAGATACAGAAAAACAAAATGCCGAAGAGGAAGGAACGTCGCAACGGACCGTCCCAGGACACCAGCGCTGGAGAGGACTCCGGCATTGCTGCCAGCGACGGCTCCAATCCTCTCAGCAAC GAAAAATATATTACATGGCCGGACGAGAAGAAAGCTTGCCAAGGTCTGGTTTGCGAGGGACTCCTACTGCTGCTTCGGGACGCGGTTCGACTTCTACCCGACAGTCAAGTTCGCTCGTTGCTGAAGCACGTTCTGAGGGCCGAGCTGCTGCTGGTGCTAGCGAACAACCCCGATGCTAGAGTTCGCACGGCACTAATCAAG GTGCTGCGAGCCTACTTCCAACGCGCTAGCGACGAAGAGAGCAACAAGTTCTTCAAGCAGAGGTATTCCATGCACCTGGCGAATCAGATATCACTGTACCCTGGTAGCGAGCCGCTGTTCGTGGCTCTGAAGAACCTAGCGTTGAGAGGGCCGACGGAAGTCGCGTTGCCATCGTTGATGGCCATCGTCGCGAAAGGTGCCGTCGGCGAGCCGAACATGGCCAGACAAGTGGTGTCGTTCATCACCGACTTGATCGCGAGG ATGAACGTTCTGAGAAAGCTGCTGGAACAGGGGCTGATCGAGTCGCTGGTGCAAGCGTTGGTCGGCGGTGCGCACACAGCCGGCTCGAAGTCCCTCCACCGTGACATCCACGTGCTGCTGGTTGCTATCGCGTCGAAGCTGTTGAAGTCTCCGGGTAGCCATCAGATGCAGGCGGTCCTGGATCTCCATTTGATCCTGAACCACGTGGAGTTGAAGGAGAAGACGCACTGCGCGAAGAACAAGAGCTCGGTGGTGAGGGACGCGCAAGTCGCCCTCTTCGACGGCGAGTTGGACGTCCTGATGGCGAAAGTCTCGAGCCAGTCGGGCTTCCGGTTGCGTAGCACCGCGTCGTACCTGGCCTCTGCGTCGCACATCGCTTCGGTGTTCACGACGTCGAGCGACCAGAGCGACCACGGCTCCAGATCGTCGAGCTTCACGAGCTTGCACGGTCAATCGTCGATGGGTACGTTGCGCGAGCCGGGCCAGGGTGAACTTCTGGACAGGTTTCGGGTGGTTTTGACGCGCGCGGTCGAGTTCGTGACGGTGGCGGACGAGTCGCCGTCCGCGAACGAGCTGCAATTGACCAAGAGGTTGTTCTCGATCCTGCTGCACGGCCTCTGTAACCCGCTCGATAAGAGGAACCACTGGAGCAGCGGATGGTCGACGCTGAGGAAGTACACGGCGAAGGTAATGGTGTGGCTGTTGGCGCCCCATCAGAGCAACAACACGAGGATATTCGTAGTGAGATCGATATTGGACGAGGCGATGGCCCAGGACATTCTCACCTCTCTGCTGGTAGTGCATCCGCAGGTGGAGCAGAAGTTCACCGTGTTCTTCTGGGACCTGTTGCAAAGGCGGAACGAGATGCCCAGCGCGGACGCGACGATCTGCACCGAGTTCTGGGAGGTGTTGTACTTGTGGGACCTGGCGAAAGGCATGGAGGAGGCCAGCCCCGGGGTATGGAACGAGGAGCTGGCGTTGCTGAGACGCGAGCTGATGAGGGACCGGGACATTTGGATCGACAACAATCTGCCGGCGATACAGAGGATCGGGAACAGGTTCGACGCGATCGCGAAACAGCTGACGGAGAGCGCGATGACGATCACGCGGACGGTCGTCGAGGAGCAGAACCTCGAACGGAAAGTATTAATGGAAAGACTGAAGCACTCGAGGGCGATGGAGGCGCAGGCGGTCGCCAAGTGGAGAGACCTTGCCAGACGTTTGACGCACGAGAGAGCCGCCTGG AATTTTGAGAAGAGCTACCAGAGGAGCTGGGAGCTGGACCCCACCGAAGGACCGGCCAGAGTCCGGATACGACTGCAACGGTGCCATCTGAACATCGACAAGAGGTTCTTCATGGCCGGTCACCAGGAGAAACTGGAAGCGGCGGAGATCGAAGCGCCGTTGTCCTATCTGTTCATGACCGATCGCCAAGACGCGAACGCCTCGGCGTTGATCGAGCGGTTGCACACCAGCGAGAGGATACGGAAGATGTCCCAGGCGAAGGTGGTCACGCCCAGAGCCGAGCTTGTCGGCGAAGTCCTAATCGGCGAGACATGCCTCTACTTCGTACCTGACAACCCCGACGTGCCTTTACACACCGACATAGCTCTGGGTGGTCTCGACCTTGCCATGGTGGGCGGAACAGCCTGGCGTCTCGAGGACATCAGGAAACTCCACCGGAGACGGTACCAGCTGCAGGAGAGGGCGATCGAGATATTCCTGATCACCGGCAGAACTTATCTGCTGGCGTTCAACTCGTCGAAGCAGAGGGACGAATTCGCGACCGAATTGAACAATTGCAATCTACCGAGGCGTGTACCCGGCGACGACCTCAGCGAAGCGATCACGCTCTGGCGAAGCGGAGCGTTGACCAACTGGGAGTA GTGCCTGAACAAGCTCGCCGGTCGATCGTACAACGACCTGATGCAGTACCCGGTGTTCCCGTTCGTGCTGGCCGATTACACCAGCGAGAAGATCGACCTGAACAATCCAAAGATCTACCGGAACTTCAGCCGGCCGATGGCTGTGCAGGATAAGAAGAACGAGCAGCACTACATCAACAATTACAACTACCTGAAACAGGCGTTGTCCGAGGGGCTAAATCTGATCGCGTTGAACCAGGAGCCGTTCCATTACGGGTCGCATTACAGCAATTCCGGCACGGTGCTGCATTTTCTGGTGAGACTGCCGCCGTTCACCAGCATGTTCCTCTGCTACCAAGACGACAACTTCGACATACCCGATCGAACGTTCCACGCGCTTGCCACCACCTGGAGACTGACCAGCTGCGACTCCACCACCGACGTCAAGGAACTGATACCCGAGTTCTTCTACCTGCCGGAGTTCCTCTTGAACTACGAGGGATTCAACTTCGGGGTCCGACAGAACGGCAACAGGGTGGGCGACGTTGAGCTGCCGAAATGGTGCGGCGGCGACGCGAGGCTCTTCGTTCTTGCTCACAGGGCAGCGTTGGAGGCGGACCTCGTCAGAGAGGTGTTGCCGTATTGGATCGACCTGGTGTTCGGGTTCAGGCAAACCGGGAAACCAGCCGTCGAGGCGATCAATGTCTTCCATCCAGCG ACCTACTACGGATTCAACGTCGAGCAAATAGCGGACCCCTTGGTGCGACAAGCGTGGGAGACCATGGTGCGAACTTATGGTCAAACGCCGGCGCAATTGTTCACCACCGCTCACCTGCTGCCGCTCCAGAACATCAGCGCCACCATACTACACACGTCGTTGCCCCAAGTGATCGAGGGTGTCGACG GGATCAAATGGGGAAACTATGTGGGCGCGCCCGGAAACGAACCGGTCCTTTGTTGGAAGCATAAGCACAGAGCGCCGTTAGCGAGCTTGGTTCCTCTAATGACGGGAGACGTCTTCGGACTGCCCAGCTACACCACCCTTCTGCTCGGTTACACCAAAGAGAAAA GCGCGAGCATGTTGAGCGGTACTTCGGTATTGGGGGCTGCTCTGGTGTCCTGGAGCGGCACGGATGGGATCGCAAGACTCAAATGCAAGAAGGAACAACCGCCAAAACCGTTGATCAAATCTTCGGGTCTCGACCCG ATCACTATATTGGGATCAGCGCCAGATTGTGGGCAACTGTGGGCCGGCCATCTGTCCGGAAGAGTGACGGTGCACACGTACACCGTCGTGACAGGTAAAATTGATTTCAGTTCGGCGCCACCGTGCGTACTGTTGGCTCACAGGAGCAGAATCACGACGGTGTCGCTGTCGCGGGCATTCAGCATTTCGGTGACCGGTGACGCGATCGGGGTCATCGTCATCTGGGATTTGAACAG TTTAACGTACGTAAGGTCGATATCCTGCGAGGAGAATTATCCTATTCGTCTACTGGCGATCAGCGAGACTCTCGGTGATATAGCGGTCACTTACGAGACCAGTAAGACAGCGGAGAACCCGTCTTCCAGCCAGTCGGAACTGAAAGTATTCACCATAAACGCGAGACCGGTCGGCTCCGTATTGTCCAGGAGAAAGATCACGTCCCTTTGGTATAGCAATGCGCCTGAGGGAGTGTCCGTGAACGTAATAGCGACAGGATTGGACAACGGTGTGATAAGATTGTGGAGCAGTTGGGACTTGAGATTAGTTCGGGAAATTCTGAATGGTATCAAGGGCTGTGGAGCGGTGATCGCGATCGCGTGGGCATTAGATCAGCATCATTTGTACGCGGTCACCGAGGACTCGACAGTTTTGATATGGGAGGGTTCGAAACGTCTGAGCAACGGTACCCCGAAGTTCGTCAACTTGACGACCCTCTAA